From one Pseudactinotalea sp. HY158 genomic stretch:
- a CDS encoding histidine kinase, which yields MQQRLARGATILTHLAAIGIVGPVILTSLLTIAVTAIPLVFVFGIGLLLVPLVAFGLRGVAWLETERVSALLGTESVLTPMRRSQRTDAWRVPATVGLQFTDRGSWRALLHLALISALGCALLALVKVAGTGIVLLLSPLFSARITASVWWLPTDLGVGAAAGIGAIALLLAIGLSYGLIVAHRAISAQMLVPDREAELARAAEASAQRRVEAMHSAEVERLRIERDLHDGVQPRLVSVGMTLGMAKGKLASDPDQAAELIAEAHTSVKSAITELRQLARGIHPAVLTDRGLDAALSALAARSHVPVELDVDLPGRCAPQTEAALYFAIAESITNVAKHSGAQRCRITVRARPNGSVWARIEDDGAGGARTVPGGGIDGVANRIGAAGGSFALISPVGGPTTIEVNLPCAS from the coding sequence ATGCAGCAACGACTGGCGCGCGGCGCCACCATCCTCACCCACCTGGCGGCGATCGGGATCGTCGGCCCGGTGATCCTCACGAGCCTCCTGACGATCGCGGTCACCGCGATCCCGCTCGTGTTCGTGTTCGGGATCGGCCTCCTGCTCGTGCCGCTCGTGGCCTTCGGGCTGCGCGGGGTCGCCTGGCTCGAGACCGAACGGGTCTCGGCCCTGCTCGGCACCGAGTCGGTGCTCACCCCGATGCGGCGCTCGCAGCGCACCGACGCCTGGCGGGTGCCGGCCACCGTCGGGCTGCAGTTCACGGATCGGGGCAGCTGGCGGGCGCTCCTGCACCTGGCGCTCATCAGCGCCCTCGGGTGCGCGCTGCTCGCGTTGGTCAAGGTCGCCGGCACGGGCATCGTGCTCCTGCTCAGCCCCCTGTTCTCCGCGCGCATCACGGCCTCCGTGTGGTGGCTGCCCACCGACCTCGGCGTCGGGGCCGCCGCGGGTATCGGCGCGATCGCGCTGCTGCTCGCGATCGGCCTGAGTTACGGGCTGATCGTGGCCCACCGGGCGATCTCCGCCCAGATGCTCGTGCCGGACCGGGAGGCGGAGCTGGCCCGCGCGGCCGAGGCCTCCGCGCAGCGCCGGGTCGAGGCCATGCACTCCGCCGAGGTGGAGCGGCTGCGGATCGAACGCGATCTGCACGACGGGGTCCAGCCCCGGCTCGTCTCGGTCGGGATGACCCTCGGCATGGCCAAGGGCAAGCTCGCCTCCGACCCCGACCAGGCCGCCGAGCTCATCGCCGAGGCGCACACGTCGGTCAAGTCGGCGATCACGGAGCTGCGCCAGCTCGCCCGCGGAATCCACCCGGCCGTGCTTACCGACCGCGGCCTCGACGCCGCCCTCTCCGCCCTGGCCGCCCGCTCCCACGTGCCGGTCGAGCTCGACGTCGACCTGCCGGGCCGCTGCGCCCCGCAGACCGAGGCCGCCCTCTACTTCGCCATCGCCGAGTCCATCACGAACGTGGCCAAGCACTCCGGCGCACAGCGGTGCCGGATCACGGTGCGCGCCCGCCCGAACGGGTCCGTGTGGGCCCGGATCGAGGACGACGGCGCCGGCGGCGCCCGCACCGTCCCCGGCGGCGGGATCGACGGCGTGGCCAATCGCATCGGCGCCGCCGGCGGCTCCTTCGCCCTCATCAGCCCCGTCGGGGGCCCGACCACCATCGAGGTGAACCTGCCATGCGCGTCCTGA
- a CDS encoding ABC transporter permease, with protein MIARLLTLTWADLRTQLRSPMVLLFAIVVPAALIVVLHLVFSSAVDGSSDEVVVAVTGLTENADEEPSPADPTAAAVAGALRGLDSVQVTDSGDARAAVAGGDADLGVLIRGPRIELVRGDVSDIDASVVSSVVTGVAAGLRAVDVAVAAATELGVDPSGSGEVAGATLTTRPGQVADEQLDVGGALVAGQAGLFLLFTVGFAVLTLNTEREQGTLQRLYAAPMPRWLVIAAKALTAAILGCVATGILLVTGSVLFDIDFGAVPVVAGLVVAVVLAATSVAFIVARIARTAEQATMAQTVVALVLGIAGGAFSPLAATGIAARILDANPISAFSRGLGISSAGGGWAEVSGELLTMAAFTFGCLVVARLVPDRGQAR; from the coding sequence TTGATCGCGCGCCTGCTCACCCTGACCTGGGCCGACCTGCGCACCCAGCTGCGCAGCCCCATGGTGCTCCTGTTCGCGATCGTCGTGCCGGCCGCGCTCATCGTCGTGCTCCATCTCGTGTTCAGTTCCGCGGTCGACGGTTCCTCCGACGAGGTCGTGGTGGCGGTCACCGGGCTCACCGAGAACGCCGATGAGGAGCCGAGTCCGGCAGATCCGACCGCTGCGGCGGTGGCCGGAGCCCTGCGCGGCCTCGACTCCGTCCAGGTCACCGATTCCGGCGATGCCCGCGCGGCGGTCGCCGGCGGCGATGCCGACCTGGGCGTGCTCATCCGAGGGCCCCGGATCGAGCTCGTCCGGGGAGACGTCTCCGATATCGACGCCTCGGTGGTCTCCTCGGTCGTCACGGGCGTCGCAGCGGGCCTCCGTGCGGTGGACGTGGCGGTCGCCGCCGCCACCGAGCTCGGCGTCGACCCGAGCGGGTCCGGCGAGGTCGCCGGCGCCACGCTGACGACCCGGCCGGGCCAGGTCGCCGATGAGCAGCTCGACGTCGGGGGCGCGCTCGTCGCCGGGCAGGCCGGGCTGTTCCTGTTGTTCACGGTCGGCTTCGCGGTGCTCACCCTGAACACGGAACGCGAGCAGGGCACGCTCCAACGCCTCTACGCCGCACCGATGCCCCGCTGGCTCGTCATCGCCGCGAAGGCACTGACCGCGGCGATCCTCGGCTGCGTGGCCACCGGCATCCTGCTGGTCACCGGCTCGGTGCTGTTCGATATCGACTTCGGGGCCGTCCCGGTGGTGGCCGGCCTCGTCGTCGCGGTGGTGCTCGCCGCCACGAGCGTCGCATTCATCGTCGCCCGCATCGCCCGCACCGCCGAGCAGGCGACGATGGCCCAGACCGTGGTCGCGCTGGTGCTCGGCATCGCCGGGGGCGCGTTCTCCCCGCTCGCCGCCACCGGGATCGCGGCGCGGATCCTCGACGCGAATCCGATCAGCGCCTTCAGCCGGGGCCTGGGCATCAGCTCCGCCGGGGGCGGCTGGGCCGAGGTCTCCGGGGAACTGCTCACGATGGCCGCGTTCACGTTCGGCTGCCTGGTCGTCGCCCGGCTCGTCCCCGACCGGGGGCAGGCCCGATGA
- a CDS encoding response regulator transcription factor, whose product MRVLICEDSVLLREGLIRLLSDAGHDVVAALPDATSLVATATRLEPDIAVIDVRLPPTFTDEGIRTAQELRRTSPKVAILVLSQYVEERYATDLITSAAGALGYLLKDRVADIEDFLASLVQVAGGGTVLDPEVVSQLLTRRRRHDGLDRLTDRERDVLELMAQGRSNRAIAEELFISPGSVEKHISAVFTKLDIDPGPDSNRRVLAVLTHLNTNGPSS is encoded by the coding sequence ATGCGCGTCCTGATCTGCGAGGACTCCGTACTCCTGCGGGAGGGCCTCATCCGGCTCCTGAGCGACGCCGGCCACGACGTGGTCGCCGCCCTGCCCGACGCCACCTCGCTCGTGGCCACGGCCACCCGGCTCGAGCCCGACATCGCCGTGATCGACGTGCGCCTGCCGCCCACGTTCACCGACGAGGGCATCCGCACCGCCCAGGAACTGCGCCGCACGAGCCCGAAGGTGGCGATCCTCGTGCTCTCCCAGTACGTCGAGGAACGGTACGCGACCGACCTCATCACCTCCGCCGCCGGCGCCCTGGGGTACCTGCTCAAGGATCGTGTGGCCGATATCGAGGACTTCCTCGCATCCCTCGTCCAGGTCGCGGGCGGCGGCACGGTGCTCGACCCCGAGGTCGTCTCCCAGCTCCTCACCCGGCGCCGCCGTCACGACGGCCTCGACCGGCTGACCGACCGGGAGCGCGACGTGCTCGAGCTCATGGCCCAAGGCCGCTCGAACCGCGCGATCGCCGAGGAGCTGTTCATCTCCCCCGGCAGCGTGGAGAAGCACATCTCCGCCGTGTTCACCAAGCTCGACATCGACCCCGGCCCCGACAGCAATCGCCGCGTGCTCGCGGTGCTCACCCACCTCAACACGAACGGACCCTCGTCATGA
- a CDS encoding ABC transporter ATP-binding protein has protein sequence MTEPVLVVDDLHKSFRSVEAVAGIGFHIDPGETYGLLGPNGAGKTTTISMIAGLLAADSGSITIAGEPMTPTAIHVRSHLGLVPQDLAIYPDLSARENLAFFGRLQGLHGHRLRARVTELLEVVGLSDRAKSRTKEFSGGMKRRLNIAIGLLHEPALLILDEPTVGVDPQSRNAIVDSVARLAGEGMAVLYTTHYMEEAHRLCDRIAIVDDGVIRAEGTAGDLIGLMGGVDEVRLTGTGDVAAAAAALEALPGVSGVVATGEELEVHVSDGPHAIAGLVTAAGAAGLSLSDVEVTRPTLEAVFLHLTGKGLRD, from the coding sequence ATGACCGAGCCCGTGCTCGTCGTGGACGATCTGCACAAGTCGTTCCGGTCGGTCGAGGCGGTGGCGGGTATCGGCTTCCACATCGACCCCGGCGAGACCTACGGTCTGCTCGGGCCGAACGGCGCGGGCAAGACCACGACGATCTCCATGATCGCCGGCCTCCTCGCCGCCGACTCCGGGTCGATCACGATCGCTGGCGAGCCCATGACCCCGACGGCGATCCACGTGCGCTCCCACCTCGGCCTCGTGCCCCAGGATCTGGCGATCTACCCGGACCTGAGCGCCCGGGAGAACCTCGCGTTCTTCGGCCGGCTGCAGGGCCTGCACGGGCACCGACTGCGGGCGCGGGTGACCGAACTCCTCGAGGTCGTCGGGCTGAGCGATCGTGCGAAGAGCCGCACGAAGGAGTTCTCCGGCGGCATGAAGCGTCGCCTCAACATCGCGATCGGGCTGCTGCACGAGCCCGCCCTCCTCATCCTCGACGAGCCGACCGTGGGCGTCGACCCGCAGTCGCGCAACGCCATCGTGGACTCGGTCGCCCGGCTCGCGGGCGAGGGGATGGCCGTGCTCTACACGACCCATTACATGGAGGAGGCCCACCGGCTGTGCGACCGGATCGCGATCGTCGACGACGGCGTCATCCGCGCCGAGGGCACGGCCGGTGACCTCATCGGCCTCATGGGCGGGGTCGACGAGGTCCGGCTGACCGGCACGGGCGACGTGGCCGCCGCCGCGGCGGCGCTCGAGGCGCTGCCCGGGGTGAGCGGCGTCGTCGCGACGGGCGAGGAACTCGAGGTGCACGTGAGCGATGGGCCGCACGCGATCGCCGGGCTCGTGACCGCGGCCGGGGCGGCGGGCCTGAGCCTGAGCGACGTGGAGGTCACGCGCCCGACCCTCGAGGCGGTGTTCCTGCACCTGACAGGGAAGGGACTACGCGATTGA
- a CDS encoding putative transposase, which translates to MLLEGVLRALAGQPRAEGAGRFAPVDLGRVLGMDRAPEVKTIRRKIGQLTARGRAGDLLAGMAAHHLGRPGAASRDEDLGLVLYVDGHVRAYQGTKKIAKTHLSRLRFPAPATVETWISDAAGDPVLVVMSAPGASLAMELRSLLPQLRKAVGDDRRVLVGFDRGGWSPALFAHMAARGFDVLTWRKGHTENVAGDLFAETVSIDETGREHHWILADTIVELPIKNGGGTYPMRQVTRLDTKKGLTKQVHVLTTRTDLPAVEIMYRMGSRWRQENYFRYARGHLGLDSHDSYAASQDDPDRSVPNPAKRHSHLAVQNATARVERERARTDAALLAARTTTPGQAGVVVTNTLHNALTADLHAAEDDLAAARADHKHVPARVRLGDLAPGQQVLDTETKLIHHAIRIAAFNTTTAIARDIRINTGYARADQEAYTLARQVLTQPGDIVPDEAAGTLTVRLDPLPTSRETDAIAELCEHLTATRTTYPGTDLTLRYEIKNRT; encoded by the coding sequence ATGCTCCTCGAGGGGGTCTTGCGGGCCCTGGCCGGTCAGCCGCGGGCGGAGGGCGCGGGCCGGTTCGCGCCGGTCGACCTGGGCCGGGTGCTGGGTATGGACCGGGCCCCGGAGGTCAAGACCATCCGCCGCAAGATCGGCCAGCTCACCGCCCGGGGCCGGGCCGGTGACCTGCTCGCGGGCATGGCCGCCCACCACCTCGGCCGGCCCGGCGCTGCCAGCAGGGACGAAGACCTCGGTCTGGTGCTGTATGTCGACGGGCACGTCCGGGCGTATCAGGGCACGAAGAAGATCGCCAAGACGCACCTGTCCCGGCTGCGGTTCCCCGCCCCCGCGACGGTGGAGACCTGGATCAGCGATGCCGCCGGCGACCCGGTGCTGGTGGTGATGTCCGCGCCCGGCGCCTCGCTCGCGATGGAGCTGCGGTCCCTGCTGCCGCAGCTGAGGAAGGCGGTCGGGGACGACCGGCGGGTCCTGGTCGGCTTCGACCGCGGCGGCTGGTCCCCGGCCCTGTTCGCCCACATGGCCGCCCGCGGGTTCGACGTGCTGACCTGGCGCAAGGGCCACACCGAGAACGTCGCCGGCGACCTCTTCGCCGAGACCGTATCGATCGACGAGACCGGTCGGGAACACCACTGGATCCTTGCCGACACGATCGTCGAACTGCCGATCAAGAACGGCGGCGGGACGTACCCGATGCGGCAGGTCACCCGCCTCGACACCAAGAAGGGCCTCACCAAGCAGGTGCACGTGCTGACCACCCGCACCGACCTGCCCGCGGTCGAGATCATGTACCGGATGGGATCGCGCTGGCGCCAGGAGAACTACTTCCGCTACGCCCGCGGCCACCTGGGCCTGGACTCTCACGACTCCTATGCCGCGAGCCAGGACGACCCGGACCGGTCAGTACCGAACCCGGCCAAACGCCATTCCCACCTGGCCGTGCAGAACGCCACGGCCAGGGTCGAGCGCGAACGCGCCCGCACCGACGCCGCCCTCCTGGCAGCCCGCACGACCACGCCCGGCCAGGCCGGCGTGGTCGTAACGAACACCCTCCATAACGCCCTGACCGCGGACCTGCACGCCGCTGAGGACGACCTCGCCGCCGCCCGCGCCGACCACAAGCACGTCCCGGCCAGGGTCCGCCTCGGTGACCTCGCGCCCGGCCAGCAGGTCCTGGACACCGAGACCAAGCTGATCCACCACGCCATCAGGATCGCCGCGTTCAACACCACCACCGCGATCGCCCGCGATATCCGGATCAACACCGGCTACGCCCGCGCCGACCAGGAGGCCTACACCCTCGCCCGGCAGGTCCTGACCCAGCCCGGCGACATCGTCCCCGACGAGGCCGCCGGCACCCTGACGGTCCGGCTCGACCCGCTCCCCACCAGCCGTGAGACCGACGCCATCGCCGAACTCTGCGAGCACCTCACCGCCACGCGCACCACCTACCCAGGCACCGACCTGACCCTGCGCTACGAAATCAAGAACCGGACCTGA